The sequence GGAAGTCGAGGCCGGACATGACCACTGAGTCGGCGGATCCCGGGACGACGTACACCCTCACCGCCCGGGTCCTGCACTGGACCATGGCGATTCTGGTACTCGCCATGCTGTTCATCGGCGTGTTCATGGTCACCTCCGTCAGCGACTTCCCCCTGCTGGTCACCCTCCACGAACCACTCGGTTTCGCGATCCTGGTCCTGGTCCTGGTACGGATCGGCTGGCGGCTGACCCACACCCCGCCGCCCTTGCCGACCGGCATGCCCAGGCTCGAACGGCTGGTCGCCCTGTACTCCGAGCGGCTCATCTACCTCTTGTTGCTGCTCCAGCCGTTGTTCGGCTGGGCGCTGGTCTCCGCCTCCGGACAGCCGGTCGTCTTGTTCGGTTCCTGGCACCTGCCGGCCCTCGCGCCGATGAACATCACGCTGTTCGCCGGCCTGCTCCGCGCCCACGAGGTCGCCGCGTACGTCCTCTACGCTCTCTTCCTCGCGCACCTCGCCGGAGTTCTGTGGAACACGCTCGTGGTCAGGAACCGCGTACTGCACCGCATGACCTTCCGTCTTCGGCCCAAGCCGGCGGCACACTCTCGTAGGTCACCGCGGCAGTAGTCCTGGCGGCCCGCCGGTGTGCCAGTCCCCCTGTGGACGGGCCGTCAACTGTGGCTCCGCGCCATGGGATGGCCTCGCGATCCCGTGAAGACTGTCGGAGCAGTGCCGTGGACCCATCGCACACGGTCATGCGGGGGCTTGCGCCTGCGGTCGGCGAACGCGGAGTGCGTTCAGGTTCCGCCCGG is a genomic window of Streptomyces sp. Edi2 containing:
- a CDS encoding cytochrome b/b6 domain-containing protein yields the protein MTTESADPGTTYTLTARVLHWTMAILVLAMLFIGVFMVTSVSDFPLLVTLHEPLGFAILVLVLVRIGWRLTHTPPPLPTGMPRLERLVALYSERLIYLLLLLQPLFGWALVSASGQPVVLFGSWHLPALAPMNITLFAGLLRAHEVAAYVLYALFLAHLAGVLWNTLVVRNRVLHRMTFRLRPKPAAHSRRSPRQ